In Anaerolineales bacterium, a single window of DNA contains:
- a CDS encoding formate dehydrogenase subunit alpha, with amino-acid sequence MSIRLTIDGKQIEATENSRLLDVARQNGLTIPTLCYHRNLTPTGNCRICVVEVQGQRFLQAACVTNVWEGMVVQTQSPRVVGSRKQTLELMLANHPQDCLVCDSSGSCELQDLAYDYQVEVPKWGSKGTRYPMDSDPNPFVRVDFNKCILCRRCVLACAEVQGRFVWGVAQRGFEERIVAGADTTMLEARCESCGQCVAYCPTGALSDKLSYGLGRSHQIHKVTTTCSYCGVGCQFDLNVKDGKVIGVTSNPNAPVNGMALCVKGRYGYDYIHHPDRLMKPKVRKYLLEGGERTKGDRGEWVEVEWEVALDLTAKKLRDLRDKHGPDSIGVFTSAKCTNEENYLMNKFARQVIGTNNIDHCARLUHSSTVAGLATSFGSGAMSNSMRDVANQAAAMLIIGSNTTEQHPVFGTMIRQAVLRRGVKLVIADPRRIDMVDFATLHLRQKPGTDIALLNGLMHIILERGWEDQAFIEHRTEGFEEFKAVVKGYPPEKTAEITGVPVAQLYQAAEILALNKPMAVIWAMGITQHIVGVRNVMDLANLQMLLGNLGIPGGGVNPLRGQNNVQGACDMGGLPNVYPGYQAVTVEAARQKFEAAWGVNLSCKIGMTVTEMVPAAGEDKIKALYILGEDPVMSDPDSAHIRHCLDTCEFIVLQEIFPSETSVYADVLLPGVSFAEKNGTFTNTERRVQIVRKAIEPLGEAQPDWWIIAELAKRMLSVGNRQVSGAPFSGWNYSDPAQIMDEAAALTPIYAGVNHARLERGDQLQWPVRDATHPGTAILHVGQFARGLGKFAPIEHIPPVEMPDDDYPMVLSTGRVLYHWHGGEMTRRAKGLLEVYGEALIEVNPQDALQLGLDGHKRVRVSSRRGTIEAEAWITDRVPPGMVYANFHFPEASANELTIAALDPISKIPEYKVCAVKVSLIN; translated from the coding sequence ATGTCGATAAGACTCACCATCGATGGAAAACAGATCGAAGCGACGGAAAACTCCCGGCTTTTGGATGTCGCCCGGCAGAATGGGCTGACCATCCCGACGCTGTGCTATCACCGCAACCTGACCCCCACAGGGAACTGCCGCATCTGCGTGGTGGAGGTGCAGGGTCAGCGCTTCCTGCAGGCTGCCTGTGTGACCAATGTGTGGGAGGGGATGGTGGTGCAAACCCAAAGCCCCAGGGTAGTAGGCTCACGCAAGCAAACCCTGGAATTAATGCTGGCTAACCACCCACAGGACTGCCTGGTATGTGACTCTAGCGGCTCCTGCGAGCTGCAAGACCTAGCTTACGATTACCAGGTGGAAGTGCCAAAATGGGGCAGCAAGGGCACCCGTTATCCAATGGACAGCGACCCGAATCCATTCGTGCGGGTGGACTTCAACAAGTGTATCCTATGCCGGCGGTGTGTGCTGGCGTGTGCCGAAGTCCAGGGGCGTTTTGTGTGGGGGGTGGCCCAGCGCGGCTTCGAAGAAAGGATCGTGGCAGGGGCAGATACGACCATGCTGGAGGCACGCTGTGAGAGCTGCGGCCAGTGTGTGGCCTACTGCCCAACCGGGGCGCTGAGCGATAAATTATCCTATGGGCTGGGGCGGTCTCACCAGATCCATAAGGTGACCACCACCTGTTCGTACTGTGGGGTAGGCTGCCAGTTCGACCTCAATGTAAAGGATGGGAAGGTGATCGGGGTGACTTCCAACCCGAATGCGCCGGTGAACGGCATGGCCTTGTGCGTGAAGGGGCGTTACGGGTACGATTACATCCATCACCCCGACCGGTTAATGAAACCTAAAGTGCGGAAATACCTGCTTGAAGGGGGAGAGCGGACAAAAGGGGATCGAGGTGAGTGGGTGGAGGTGGAATGGGAAGTTGCGCTTGACCTCACTGCAAAGAAATTGCGAGATCTGCGCGATAAACACGGGCCAGATAGCATCGGCGTGTTCACCTCGGCGAAGTGCACCAATGAAGAAAATTACCTGATGAATAAATTCGCCAGGCAGGTGATCGGGACGAACAACATCGACCATTGCGCCCGTCTCTGACACTCCAGCACCGTGGCCGGTCTGGCCACTTCATTCGGTTCGGGAGCGATGTCAAATTCGATGAGAGATGTCGCCAACCAGGCAGCTGCCATGCTGATCATTGGCTCAAACACCACCGAACAACACCCGGTGTTCGGCACGATGATCCGTCAGGCAGTGCTCCGTCGAGGAGTCAAGCTGGTGATCGCTGATCCTCGCCGGATCGATATGGTCGATTTTGCCACCCTGCACCTTAGACAGAAACCTGGGACGGATATCGCCCTACTCAATGGATTAATGCACATCATCCTTGAGAGGGGCTGGGAAGATCAGGCTTTTATCGAGCACCGCACGGAGGGGTTCGAGGAGTTCAAGGCAGTGGTGAAAGGCTACCCTCCTGAGAAAACCGCGGAGATCACCGGTGTGCCAGTGGCTCAGCTCTACCAAGCTGCCGAGATCCTGGCCTTGAATAAGCCGATGGCAGTTATCTGGGCCATGGGCATCACCCAGCACATCGTAGGGGTGCGTAACGTGATGGACCTGGCCAACCTGCAGATGCTGCTCGGCAACCTTGGGATACCCGGTGGGGGTGTCAACCCACTGCGCGGGCAGAACAACGTGCAAGGCGCCTGTGATATGGGCGGGTTGCCGAATGTCTACCCAGGCTACCAGGCTGTGACTGTTGAGGCTGCCAGGCAGAAATTCGAGGCAGCCTGGGGAGTGAACCTATCCTGTAAGATCGGGATGACCGTCACCGAAATGGTTCCCGCTGCTGGAGAGGATAAGATCAAGGCCCTATACATCCTGGGGGAAGACCCGGTGATGAGCGACCCAGACAGCGCACACATCCGGCATTGCCTGGATACGTGTGAATTCATCGTCCTGCAGGAGATCTTCCCCTCTGAGACATCCGTCTATGCCGATGTGCTGCTTCCAGGGGTGAGCTTTGCGGAAAAGAACGGGACGTTTACCAATACCGAGCGCAGAGTCCAAATCGTACGCAAGGCAATCGAGCCCTTAGGCGAAGCGCAACCCGATTGGTGGATCATCGCAGAGCTGGCAAAACGCATGCTCTCGGTAGGCAACCGGCAGGTCAGTGGTGCGCCTTTCTCTGGCTGGAACTACAGCGATCCGGCGCAGATCATGGATGAAGCCGCAGCATTGACTCCCATTTATGCTGGGGTGAACCATGCCAGACTGGAACGGGGCGATCAGCTGCAGTGGCCGGTGCGGGATGCTACCCACCCTGGGACGGCGATCTTGCACGTAGGTCAGTTTGCCCGCGGTTTGGGAAAGTTTGCACCCATTGAGCACATTCCACCAGTAGAGATGCCTGACGATGATTACCCGATGGTCCTATCCACAGGGAGGGTGCTGTATCACTGGCATGGCGGCGAGATGACCCGCCGGGCCAAGGGTTTGTTGGAAGTATATGGGGAGGCATTAATCGAAGTCAACCCACAGGATGCCTTACAGCTGGGATTGGACGGACATAAGCGCGTGAGGGTCAGCTCACGCAGGGGAACAATCGAGGCAGAGGCCTGGATCACCGACCGGGTTCCGCCGGGCATGGTGTATGCCAACTTCCATTTCCCGGAAGCCTCGGCAAACGAGCTGACCATCGCTGCCCTTGACCCGATTTCAAAGATTCCGGAATACAAGGTGTGTGCAGTGAAGGTTAGCCTGATCAATTAG
- a CDS encoding rubrerythrin, translating into MVSMDTRKIYEYALQREYEGKHFFEENAGRLREAAAVNAFKQLATEEQKHIDFILSQLNFLLTGKGGGMEEGARLAQSGFFSQRAESEFIDQSVAESMVPDLPVLRMAYLIERDFAEFYESAAAQAEGEVKQVLTMLSQWERGHERLFKRFYDRAFEEYSKMPWGG; encoded by the coding sequence ATGGTGAGCATGGATACCCGCAAAATTTACGAGTACGCATTGCAGCGCGAATACGAAGGGAAGCACTTTTTTGAAGAAAATGCTGGCCGCCTGCGAGAAGCAGCGGCGGTGAATGCCTTCAAACAGCTGGCGACAGAAGAACAAAAACACATCGATTTCATCTTGAGCCAGCTGAATTTCCTGCTCACCGGCAAGGGTGGAGGTATGGAAGAGGGTGCAAGGCTGGCTCAGTCAGGTTTCTTTTCCCAGCGAGCGGAATCCGAATTCATCGACCAGTCCGTGGCGGAATCGATGGTGCCCGATTTACCCGTCCTGCGCATGGCATATCTGATCGAGCGCGATTTTGCCGAGTTTTATGAGTCCGCGGCTGCCCAGGCGGAAGGGGAAGTAAAACAGGTGCTGACCATGCTTTCACAGTGGGAACGGGGGCACGAGCGCTTATTCAAGCGCTTTTATGACCGAGCATTTGAAGAATATTCGAAGATGCCCTGGGGCGGCTAG
- a CDS encoding MFS transporter: protein MATNLGASQKWGVLIAVGIGTFMTALDTSVVNTVLPVIGQNFNQVITVVEWVVTIYLLVLSGLLLSFGRLGDMRGHKTIYLIGFGIFMAGSFFSGSAPSVVILIIARGLQALGAAMLAANSPAILTKSFPAEQRGQALGLQATMTYLGLTAGPALGGWLASLLGWRVVFYINLPVGVAAIWLSLRFIPKDTHSQHIERFDFGGAVTFLLGLGSLLLALNQGEEWGWTSVPILILFGAALAFLALFIYLEKHVKFPMLDLSLFTKLPFSLTTVSAILNYIGVYTCIFMMPYYLIQGRGFTPAQAGLVLTAQPIIMAIVAPISGTLSDRIGTRIPTVIGMAVLSAGLFLLSRLSPQASIASVMLALAVVGLGTGVFISPNNSALMGSAPRGRQGIAAGILATARNFGMVLGVGIAGAVFTTVLVHAGGVIGSSVNPAQNGAIFAALSVAFMVASMITLLGVITCLVRVKNHS, encoded by the coding sequence ATGGCTACAAACCTGGGAGCCTCACAGAAGTGGGGAGTGCTTATCGCGGTGGGGATCGGCACGTTCATGACGGCATTGGACACGAGTGTGGTGAACACCGTGTTACCGGTCATCGGGCAGAACTTCAACCAGGTCATCACCGTGGTGGAATGGGTGGTAACGATCTACCTGCTGGTCTTGAGCGGATTGTTGCTCAGCTTCGGCAGGCTGGGCGACATGCGCGGGCACAAGACCATCTACCTGATCGGTTTTGGGATTTTCATGGCCGGCTCCTTCTTTTCAGGTTCTGCACCGAGTGTAGTGATTTTGATCATCGCCCGTGGGCTACAGGCCCTAGGGGCAGCTATGCTGGCTGCAAATTCGCCAGCGATCCTCACCAAAAGCTTCCCGGCAGAACAGCGCGGCCAGGCCCTGGGGTTGCAAGCCACCATGACCTACCTGGGGTTGACCGCTGGGCCAGCTTTGGGGGGCTGGCTGGCCAGCCTGTTGGGATGGCGGGTGGTATTTTATATCAATTTACCGGTCGGAGTGGCGGCAATCTGGCTCAGTTTACGTTTTATCCCCAAGGATACGCATAGCCAGCACATTGAGCGTTTCGATTTCGGAGGGGCGGTCACCTTCCTGCTTGGCTTGGGATCACTGCTCCTGGCGCTGAATCAGGGTGAGGAATGGGGTTGGACCTCCGTACCTATCTTGATCCTGTTTGGTGCCGCGCTCGCGTTCCTGGCCCTTTTCATTTACCTTGAAAAACATGTCAAGTTTCCGATGCTCGATCTGAGCCTGTTCACGAAGCTGCCTTTTTCGCTGACCACCGTAAGCGCGATCCTAAATTACATCGGGGTTTATACGTGCATATTCATGATGCCTTACTACCTGATCCAGGGAAGGGGTTTCACACCTGCCCAGGCAGGCCTGGTGCTGACTGCACAGCCCATCATCATGGCCATCGTGGCACCCATCAGCGGGACGCTTTCCGACCGCATTGGCACGCGAATCCCGACAGTAATCGGGATGGCGGTGTTATCGGCAGGACTGTTCCTGCTCTCCAGGCTGTCGCCACAGGCGAGCATCGCCTCCGTGATGCTGGCACTGGCAGTAGTGGGCCTTGGAACGGGTGTGTTCATCTCGCCCAATAACAGTGCCCTGATGGGATCAGCCCCGAGAGGCAGGCAAGGCATTGCCGCTGGGATCCTGGCTACAGCCAGGAACTTTGGAATGGTGCTGGGGGTTGGGATTGCCGGGGCAGTCTTCACCACCGTGTTGGTGCATGCTGGGGGAGTTATCGGCTCGTCAGTAAATCCGGCGCAAAATGGGGCGATTTTCGCAGCGCTCTCAGTCGCATTCATGGTGGCGTCGATGATTACCTTGCTGGGGGTGATTACCTGCCTGGTGCGAGTGAAGAATCACTCGTAA
- a CDS encoding tungstate ABC transporter substrate-binding protein WtpA has product MRIKVNLFLIAIFSLGLLINGCTSTSDGSSKRTQLVVFGAGSLIIPFSDLEKSFEEKYPNIDVQAQYHGSIQVMRHATELHEPIDVVATADASLVPMLMYNITDPESGIPYADWYIKFGTNNLAIAYQKDSKYSSELTVENWFEILARADVRVGLADPRFDAVGYRALMVYALAGEYYHRPTIFTEMFNGQFTFPLGIFTDQGITIVTVPEILETKPRSHIVLRGASVELIALLESGDLDYAYEYESVIQQHMLSMFTLPDELSLGDAAYEGFYNTVEVDEDFQRFASVKPVFRGEQIGYGITIPSNAPHPDEAALFISYLLSPEGRAIMEKNSQPLFDPAIGVDYQNIPASLQQYCSP; this is encoded by the coding sequence ATGAGAATAAAAGTAAATCTATTCTTGATTGCCATTTTTTCCTTGGGCTTGCTCATCAATGGATGCACATCCACGTCCGACGGGTCTTCCAAAAGAACTCAGTTGGTCGTTTTCGGGGCAGGTAGCCTCATTATCCCGTTCTCTGACCTGGAAAAGTCCTTCGAAGAAAAATATCCTAACATCGATGTCCAGGCTCAATACCATGGCAGTATTCAGGTAATGCGGCATGCTACAGAATTGCATGAGCCCATTGATGTAGTCGCTACCGCCGATGCCTCATTAGTTCCCATGCTCATGTACAACATTACCGATCCAGAAAGCGGTATACCCTACGCCGACTGGTATATTAAATTTGGCACGAACAATCTGGCTATCGCCTATCAAAAGGATAGCAAGTATTCCTCTGAGCTAACCGTAGAGAACTGGTTTGAGATCCTTGCAAGGGCAGATGTCAGAGTAGGTTTAGCAGACCCTCGATTCGATGCGGTCGGCTATCGAGCGTTGATGGTTTACGCCCTGGCAGGCGAGTATTATCACCGACCAACGATTTTTACTGAGATGTTCAATGGGCAATTTACGTTTCCGCTGGGCATCTTCACTGACCAGGGAATAACGATCGTCACGGTACCAGAAATATTAGAAACGAAACCCAGATCACATATCGTGTTGCGGGGGGCAAGTGTGGAGTTGATTGCCCTGCTTGAATCTGGCGATCTGGATTATGCCTACGAATATGAAAGTGTCATCCAACAGCATATGCTAAGCATGTTCACGCTTCCAGATGAACTCAGCCTTGGTGATGCAGCATATGAAGGGTTCTACAATACTGTCGAAGTAGATGAAGATTTCCAGCGATTTGCTTCCGTCAAGCCGGTATTTCGTGGAGAGCAGATCGGGTATGGCATAACCATACCGAGCAATGCTCCTCATCCAGACGAAGCTGCTCTCTTCATATCTTACTTACTCAGCCCAGAGGGTCGAGCAATTATGGAGAAAAACAGCCAGCCGTTGTTTGATCCGGCAATCGGTGTGGATTACCAGAACATACCAGCAAGCTTGCAGCAATACTGCAGTCCGTAG
- a CDS encoding molybdenum ABC transporter permease, producing the protein MNRRDALNLIFSFLAGLLVLFVILPLISTLLSTTPGAFLNSFTDPEVVKSICLTFGAAAICTVFAMVMGIPLAYILARRMFHGKRLLEAIINLPVVIPHTAAGIALLLVFGRQGLLGKWFYPLGITFTDNLAGIVVAMLFVSLPFLINLSRESFSMVDEEYEKVAFTDGASHWQAFLHVTLPLAWRGVLAGAVMMWSRGISEFGAVVILAYHPKVATVLVYERFAGFGLDAAQPIALILILVALVVFISLRLVLLPDHR; encoded by the coding sequence TTGAATCGTAGAGATGCCTTAAATCTAATCTTCTCATTTCTGGCCGGGCTACTGGTCTTATTTGTTATCCTCCCCTTAATTAGCACGCTCCTGTCCACCACACCAGGCGCTTTCTTGAATTCTTTCACCGATCCCGAGGTGGTGAAATCGATCTGCTTAACATTTGGTGCAGCGGCTATCTGTACAGTATTTGCGATGGTGATGGGTATCCCTCTAGCGTACATCCTTGCTCGCCGGATGTTCCACGGCAAGCGTCTGTTAGAAGCAATAATCAACCTACCGGTGGTCATCCCCCATACTGCAGCAGGTATCGCCCTCTTACTTGTATTTGGTCGCCAAGGCCTGCTGGGGAAGTGGTTCTATCCACTTGGGATTACCTTTACAGACAACCTGGCTGGGATTGTGGTGGCGATGTTATTCGTTAGCCTGCCATTCTTGATAAACCTGAGCAGGGAGTCATTTTCAATGGTGGATGAAGAATACGAAAAAGTTGCTTTCACCGATGGAGCCAGCCACTGGCAGGCATTCTTACATGTGACATTACCGCTGGCATGGCGAGGTGTCTTGGCAGGCGCGGTGATGATGTGGTCACGCGGGATCAGTGAGTTTGGTGCTGTAGTTATCCTGGCATATCACCCGAAGGTGGCGACGGTTCTTGTTTATGAGCGATTCGCGGGATTTGGGCTTGACGCAGCCCAGCCTATTGCGCTTATCCTCATCCTGGTTGCATTAGTTGTGTTCATTTCACTCCGGTTGGTCTTGTTACCCGACCATCGCTGA
- a CDS encoding tagatose-bisphosphate aldolase (with KbaY catalyzes the formation of dihydroxyacetone phosphate and D-glyceraldehyde-3-phosphate from tagatose-1,6-bisphosphate; subunit Z may act as a chaperone for the Y subunit), with the protein MVAAQKAGIARGVASVCSAHPFVLEAVLRHGLVNNTPALIEATCNQVNQFGGYSGITPVDFVGFVGQIAERVNFPHSKLILGGDHLGPLVWSNEPAVVAMAKAKQLVREYALAGFAKIHLDCSMPCAGDGDLSIELMAQRTAELAREVENACSGAGLPLPRYVVGTEVPPAGGTKAGQHQLVITDPAQAARTIEQIQLAFSQAGLESAWKRVIALVVQPGVEFGDVTIHDYDRNAASELARFIETIPGLVYEAHSTDYQAQQALRALVEDHFAILKVGPGLTFALREAVFALGYIEKELFPPEECSHVPQALEEAAMLNPIHWQKYYRGNPQEQTFMLKFSLSDRLRYYWRDANVQKSLSHLLRHFKDTPIPLTLVSQFMPDIYPAVRAGVVPNRAQDLLLARIENILDDYQAACFGTEK; encoded by the coding sequence ATCGTAGCAGCTCAAAAAGCCGGAATTGCGAGAGGTGTCGCCTCTGTCTGCTCTGCACACCCATTCGTGCTGGAGGCTGTCCTCAGGCATGGCCTGGTAAACAATACCCCTGCACTCATTGAAGCCACCTGTAATCAGGTGAATCAATTTGGTGGCTACAGCGGAATAACGCCTGTAGATTTTGTGGGCTTTGTCGGTCAGATTGCTGAGCGGGTGAATTTCCCGCACAGTAAATTGATCTTGGGTGGCGATCACCTTGGACCTCTGGTCTGGTCGAATGAACCTGCTGTGGTTGCCATGGCGAAAGCCAAACAGCTGGTGCGCGAATATGCTCTGGCTGGATTTGCAAAAATTCACCTGGATTGCTCAATGCCCTGTGCCGGCGATGGCGATCTGAGTATTGAGCTCATGGCTCAGCGCACCGCAGAACTTGCCCGTGAGGTTGAAAACGCCTGCAGTGGAGCAGGACTACCGCTACCGCGGTATGTTGTGGGGACGGAAGTCCCACCCGCTGGCGGGACAAAAGCTGGGCAACACCAGCTGGTGATCACCGATCCGGCACAGGCTGCCAGGACGATCGAGCAAATCCAGCTTGCTTTCTCCCAGGCTGGTTTAGAATCTGCCTGGAAGCGAGTCATCGCCCTGGTGGTCCAGCCCGGTGTTGAATTTGGCGACGTAACCATCCACGATTATGACCGCAATGCAGCCAGTGAACTTGCCCGGTTCATCGAAACCATCCCCGGGCTGGTTTATGAAGCTCACTCGACCGATTACCAGGCACAACAAGCTCTACGTGCCCTGGTTGAAGATCATTTCGCCATCCTTAAAGTCGGTCCTGGCCTGACCTTTGCGTTACGGGAAGCGGTTTTTGCATTGGGATACATCGAAAAAGAATTATTCCCTCCTGAAGAATGTTCTCACGTTCCGCAAGCTCTCGAAGAGGCGGCTATGCTCAACCCAATTCACTGGCAGAAGTATTATCGAGGGAACCCACAGGAACAAACCTTTATGCTTAAATTCAGTTTGAGCGATCGCCTCCGTTATTATTGGAGAGATGCGAACGTTCAAAAGTCACTCTCTCACCTGCTAAGACACTTCAAGGATACGCCCATTCCGCTCACGCTTGTGAGCCAATTTATGCCTGATATTTATCCCGCCGTCCGTGCTGGAGTCGTTCCCAACCGCGCCCAAGACCTGCTACTTGCCCGGATTGAAAATATTCTGGACGATTATCAAGCGGCATGTTTTGGGACAGAAAAATAG
- a CDS encoding PrsW family intramembrane metalloprotease produces the protein MDVSGLLLSFIFGFLPMLIFAYVVYWVDRYEKEPVALLGGVFLWGAIIAAGAAFVVNSFLGLGIYMFTGSQAFTELSTASVFAPIIEEVLKGLACFFVFLFFRREFDSVLDGIVYAAITAIGFAATENIYYIYTYGFQQNGIQGILYMFFVRVILVGWQHPFFTAFIGIGLAVSRLNKNRSIKVIAPIIGLAVAIMAHSFHNLISELVQGVQSVFYSIVFDWSGWIAMIVFVVWALYREQKWIIAQLPDEVANGIITPSQYKVACSAWSQTTSRINALFSGKYRLVDRFYLLTAELAFKKHQSSALGEVQENQPEIDRLRSELEQMSTQLSSG, from the coding sequence ATGGATGTATCCGGCCTGTTGTTATCTTTTATCTTCGGCTTTCTGCCGATGCTCATATTCGCCTACGTAGTCTATTGGGTTGATCGTTATGAAAAGGAACCCGTAGCCTTGCTGGGCGGAGTGTTCCTATGGGGTGCGATTATTGCGGCCGGAGCGGCCTTCGTGGTAAATTCTTTCCTCGGCCTGGGGATCTATATGTTCACCGGTTCGCAGGCCTTTACCGAGCTATCCACTGCCTCGGTATTCGCCCCCATCATCGAAGAGGTGCTGAAAGGGCTGGCTTGTTTCTTCGTCTTTTTATTCTTCCGCCGGGAATTCGACTCGGTCCTGGATGGCATCGTGTATGCCGCCATTACAGCCATTGGCTTTGCGGCTACAGAGAATATTTACTACATTTATACCTACGGGTTCCAGCAAAATGGCATCCAGGGCATCCTGTATATGTTCTTTGTCAGGGTTATCCTGGTAGGCTGGCAACATCCATTTTTTACCGCCTTCATCGGGATTGGCCTGGCAGTCTCGCGATTAAATAAAAACCGTTCCATCAAGGTCATCGCCCCCATTATCGGGCTGGCAGTGGCAATTATGGCGCACTCGTTTCACAACCTTATCTCCGAGCTGGTTCAGGGTGTGCAGAGCGTTTTCTATTCGATCGTCTTCGATTGGTCTGGCTGGATCGCGATGATCGTGTTTGTAGTCTGGGCTCTGTACCGCGAGCAAAAGTGGATCATCGCCCAGCTACCCGACGAAGTGGCTAACGGCATAATCACCCCCTCACAATACAAGGTCGCCTGCTCAGCCTGGAGCCAAACTACCAGCCGCATTAATGCCTTATTCTCCGGGAAATACCGCCTGGTGGACCGCTTTTATTTACTCACGGCTGAGTTGGCCTTTAAAAAACACCAATCTTCTGCGCTGGGCGAAGTACAGGAAAATCAGCCTGAGATCGACCGCCTGCGCAGTGAGCTTGAACAAATGAGCACACAGCTCTCGAGTGGCTGA
- a CDS encoding B12-binding domain-containing radical SAM protein: MVFFPNEVDQKLERLLPQVQKPGRYVGGELNQVVKPWDSVATHIALVFPDIYDIGMSNLGLAILYEAINNRPDALAERAYNPWIDMEGLMRQAGIPLYSLESHHPLRVFDILGFTLPYETLYTNLLNALDLAQIPLTTDERRETDPLVIAGGQATFNPEPVHNFVDAFVIGEGEQVIHEIIAAHQAWKRSSLPRQQLLVNLASIPGVYVPSLYQASYHPDGTVHEVTKLVDQASLPVLKRIVPVLPPPPTHFILPNIETVHNRVPIEITRGCTRGCRFCHAGMVNRPVRERSVSDIVQAAEQALKSTGFEEIGLLSLSSSDYTHIAELIQTIKTRFQGKHLGISLPSLRIESFSVDLMDLLQESRHGGFTLAPEAATEHMRNLINKPVSTAQLFETAYQIYSRGWTTLKLYFMIGHPEETLEDVNAIADLCKQVLAQGHKAIGHRAKLNLGISTFIPKPHTPFQWVACDTIDQIRSKQALLKQELRHRDIKLTWTDPEVTFLEAWLARGDRRMAEVVLHAWKNGAKFDAWQDQFNFSAWDQAFSTAGLDPTFYTHRPRSEDEVFPWDHINTGVRKNYLLQDYELSKQPSTRPDCRTSCFACGILPTYADLRREHPGEAWLCPEVRSPSRLKITKTSEAQSS, encoded by the coding sequence ATGGTATTTTTCCCCAACGAGGTCGATCAAAAACTGGAACGCCTGCTCCCCCAGGTGCAAAAACCTGGGCGGTATGTCGGTGGCGAGCTTAATCAGGTGGTCAAGCCATGGGACAGTGTGGCAACCCACATAGCCCTGGTATTCCCTGATATTTATGATATTGGGATGTCCAACCTGGGCCTGGCAATACTTTATGAGGCGATCAATAACCGGCCTGACGCACTGGCAGAGCGAGCCTACAACCCATGGATTGATATGGAAGGGCTCATGCGCCAGGCTGGCATCCCGTTATATTCTCTGGAATCACACCATCCCTTACGGGTGTTTGACATCCTTGGATTCACCCTACCGTATGAAACCCTGTATACAAACCTGCTTAACGCTCTCGACCTGGCCCAAATACCTTTGACGACGGATGAACGGCGGGAAACTGACCCTCTGGTCATCGCCGGTGGCCAGGCGACATTCAACCCGGAACCCGTCCACAATTTCGTGGATGCATTCGTGATCGGAGAAGGTGAGCAGGTGATCCACGAAATCATCGCGGCCCACCAGGCCTGGAAGCGTAGCTCCCTTCCCCGCCAGCAATTGTTGGTAAATTTAGCAAGTATCCCAGGCGTGTATGTGCCCAGCCTTTACCAGGCCTCCTACCATCCAGATGGAACGGTCCATGAAGTCACAAAACTGGTTGACCAGGCAAGCCTGCCGGTATTGAAGCGGATCGTCCCAGTACTGCCGCCTCCCCCCACTCACTTCATCCTTCCGAATATCGAAACCGTCCACAACCGGGTTCCCATCGAGATCACGCGGGGATGCACGCGGGGCTGCCGTTTCTGCCATGCAGGCATGGTGAACCGCCCGGTGCGCGAGCGAAGCGTCAGCGATATCGTCCAGGCCGCTGAACAGGCGCTGAAATCGACGGGGTTTGAAGAAATCGGCTTGCTCTCGTTATCCTCCTCTGACTATACGCATATCGCTGAGCTGATTCAGACGATCAAGACGCGCTTCCAGGGGAAGCACCTGGGTATCTCTCTGCCTTCCCTGCGCATCGAATCGTTCTCCGTGGACCTGATGGATTTGCTTCAGGAATCGCGCCACGGGGGTTTCACCCTCGCCCCAGAGGCTGCCACCGAGCATATGCGCAACCTGATCAATAAACCGGTAAGCACAGCTCAACTTTTCGAAACAGCCTACCAGATCTACTCACGTGGTTGGACGACTCTCAAGCTGTACTTTATGATCGGCCATCCCGAAGAAACCCTTGAGGATGTCAACGCAATCGCTGACCTGTGCAAGCAGGTGCTTGCGCAAGGTCACAAGGCCATCGGGCATCGAGCTAAATTGAACCTGGGTATTTCAACCTTCATCCCCAAACCACACACGCCTTTCCAATGGGTGGCTTGCGATACCATCGACCAGATTCGTTCCAAGCAGGCACTCTTGAAGCAGGAGCTTCGCCACCGCGACATAAAACTAACCTGGACAGACCCCGAGGTAACATTTCTGGAAGCCTGGCTCGCACGTGGCGACCGCCGCATGGCCGAAGTGGTGCTACATGCCTGGAAGAACGGGGCGAAGTTCGATGCCTGGCAAGATCAGTTCAATTTTTCTGCCTGGGACCAGGCCTTCTCCACGGCTGGGCTTGACCCAACTTTCTATACGCATCGCCCTCGCTCAGAGGATGAGGTTTTTCCATGGGACCATATCAACACGGGCGTCCGTAAGAATTACCTGTTGCAGGATTATGAGCTTAGCAAACAGCCCAGCACGCGCCCAGATTGCCGCACCAGCTGTTTCGCCTGCGGGATCCTGCCGACCTATGCTGACCTGCGTCGAGAGCACCCAGGGGAAGCCTGGCTTTGCCCTGAAGTGAGATCGCCCTCCAGGTTGAAGATCACAAAAACGAGTGAGGCACAATCCAGTTAG